In Rubidibacter lacunae KORDI 51-2, one DNA window encodes the following:
- a CDS encoding SWIM zinc finger family protein: MTVLWTPEQVVALAPDTKSANNGRALADAQHWLGLGRSDRALWGEFRGSGKQPYQTQIDLSEPAYRCTCPSRKFPCKHALGLFLMYARDADAIARGEPPEWVSEWLTRRDGVTATPAATRSRQEVADPAAQAKRLAQRQAKVRGGIEELELWLQDFIRSGLANAQTQPAEFWNIPAARMVDAQARGLARQVRELAGIPYAVQQWPERLLARLGELYLLLEGYRHLAALSPSLQADVKSLVGWEQSAKALLEDESGTTDVERDRWQVWGRSVEEEDRLQVQRVWLRGEQSCRWAMLLGFAPVGQSLPVECLPGSCIDADLAFFPSNVPLRATIKTRRGAVEQIAHVAPGPTTIAAAIAEWREAIARQPWLELFPLLLPHARLVRRDETQWFVQDDSGDCLAIARGFPFVWELLALSGGQQLALCGEWTGEAIAPVGVLANGQFWGAR, from the coding sequence ATGACCGTTCTATGGACGCCCGAGCAGGTTGTTGCCCTCGCCCCCGATACAAAATCGGCGAATAACGGTCGCGCCCTTGCCGACGCGCAACATTGGCTCGGTCTCGGACGCAGCGATCGCGCGCTGTGGGGGGAGTTCAGGGGCAGCGGCAAGCAGCCTTATCAAACGCAAATCGACTTGAGCGAACCAGCCTATCGCTGCACTTGTCCGAGTCGGAAGTTTCCATGCAAGCACGCGCTCGGTCTGTTTTTGATGTATGCCCGCGATGCCGACGCGATCGCGCGGGGCGAGCCGCCAGAGTGGGTGAGCGAGTGGCTGACGCGCCGCGATGGCGTCACAGCAACCCCAGCGGCAACGCGATCGCGTCAGGAGGTTGCCGACCCGGCTGCCCAAGCCAAACGCTTGGCTCAGCGCCAGGCAAAAGTGCGCGGCGGCATCGAAGAACTGGAGCTGTGGCTGCAGGATTTTATCCGCTCGGGTTTGGCGAATGCCCAAACGCAACCGGCGGAGTTTTGGAATATCCCAGCAGCACGTATGGTAGACGCGCAGGCGCGCGGGCTGGCCCGGCAGGTGCGCGAGCTGGCTGGCATTCCGTACGCCGTCCAGCAGTGGCCGGAGCGGTTATTGGCCCGGTTGGGCGAACTGTATTTGCTGTTGGAAGGGTATCGACACTTAGCAGCACTGTCGCCGTCCTTGCAAGCGGACGTGAAATCGCTCGTAGGCTGGGAGCAGAGCGCTAAAGCCTTGCTAGAAGACGAGTCGGGCACGACGGATGTGGAGCGCGATCGCTGGCAGGTGTGGGGACGCAGCGTCGAAGAAGAGGACCGCTTGCAGGTGCAACGAGTGTGGTTGCGCGGAGAGCAAAGTTGCCGCTGGGCGATGTTGCTGGGTTTTGCACCCGTCGGGCAGTCACTGCCGGTCGAGTGCCTTCCCGGCAGTTGCATCGACGCCGACCTAGCTTTTTTCCCGAGTAACGTGCCGCTACGAGCAACCATCAAAACCCGTCGCGGGGCGGTCGAGCAGATCGCGCACGTCGCGCCCGGGCCGACGACGATCGCGGCGGCGATTGCGGAATGGCGAGAGGCGATCGCGCGGCAGCCTTGGCTGGAGCTGTTCCCGCTGTTATTACCGCACGCGCGCTTAGTGCGCCGCGATGAAACCCAGTGGTTCGTCCAAGACGACAGCGGTGACTGTTTGGCGATCGCGCGTGGGTTCCCGTTTGTGTGGGAGCTGCTGGCCCTGAGCGGTGGGCAGCAGCTGGCTCTATGCGGCGAGTGGACGGGGGAGGCAATCGCGCCGGTGGGCGTGTTGGCGAACGGTCAATTCTGGGGGGCGCGATGA
- a CDS encoding DUF5691 domain-containing protein, producing MSATHLWQQLVKTALVGCDRQSPALPSTDGPLAELLGQLDPDEPERYVLGAAGALSFYRKAGFQPGRRALPAPEPCPADELPRCSLLARELLVRCVESSPELLPEWLALATARGQRVAEVLLPTLLNFGRTRGNLRAAIAPVLGARGRWLAAQNPHWHYAAFVADKLVDWRSRWQTGKQAERVQILRRLRATDSELARDLLTATWKTEKADARASLLETLAIGLDLADEAWLESALSDRSKQVRQVSAALLAKLRGSNYGERMRSRLDPLLQLDDRQIRVVLPDTLTPEMERDGVLAQAPRGIGQKTWWLVQMLGAVPPGYWNERWGMTPDAIARAVLPQWRDDVYAGWAAATTNQPDPAWAQALLFTVVRDWQTQGDRAVKPSWLQAIASVMPSEQQQAIALDLVADARGLDNPVVITLLGQCQFPWSRELSVAFVARLAGGLTGSRRQRNDRWWELQAAFVQAALYVSPDAIAAIDPHLNAIADAHPFWQRSCETVRERLKLRQQLHRAFAAAAAHD from the coding sequence ATGAGCGCGACGCACCTCTGGCAGCAACTCGTGAAGACGGCGCTGGTGGGCTGCGATCGCCAGTCGCCCGCACTACCGTCGACGGACGGACCGCTGGCGGAGCTGCTCGGACAGCTCGATCCGGACGAGCCGGAACGATATGTGTTGGGGGCAGCCGGCGCGCTGTCGTTCTACCGCAAAGCGGGGTTTCAGCCGGGGCGGCGAGCGCTACCGGCTCCGGAACCGTGCCCAGCCGACGAGCTGCCGCGTTGCAGCCTGCTGGCTCGGGAGTTGCTCGTTCGATGCGTCGAGAGTTCTCCCGAATTACTTCCCGAGTGGCTGGCGCTGGCAACAGCTCGGGGACAGCGCGTTGCCGAGGTGCTGTTGCCGACCTTGCTCAACTTCGGGCGGACGCGCGGGAACCTGCGTGCGGCGATCGCCCCGGTGTTAGGCGCGCGCGGTCGCTGGCTGGCTGCACAAAATCCGCACTGGCATTACGCCGCATTTGTTGCTGACAAGCTGGTCGACTGGCGATCGCGCTGGCAGACCGGCAAACAAGCCGAGCGGGTTCAGATCCTGCGACGGTTGCGTGCGACTGACTCAGAGCTTGCTCGCGACTTGCTGACGGCGACCTGGAAAACCGAAAAAGCCGACGCCCGCGCCTCCCTACTGGAAACCCTGGCTATCGGGCTCGATCTCGCTGACGAAGCCTGGTTGGAAAGTGCCCTCAGCGACCGCAGCAAGCAAGTACGCCAAGTGTCCGCCGCACTGCTGGCTAAACTGCGCGGTTCGAACTATGGCGAGCGGATGCGATCGCGTCTCGACCCACTGCTGCAACTCGATGACCGACAGATTCGGGTTGTGCTTCCCGACACCCTGACACCCGAGATGGAGCGCGACGGCGTGCTAGCTCAAGCCCCGCGCGGCATCGGACAAAAAACCTGGTGGCTGGTGCAGATGTTGGGAGCGGTGCCGCCGGGCTACTGGAACGAGCGCTGGGGGATGACGCCAGATGCGATCGCGCGGGCGGTGTTGCCGCAGTGGCGCGACGATGTTTATGCCGGATGGGCGGCAGCGACAACGAATCAACCCGATCCAGCTTGGGCGCAGGCGCTGCTCTTCACGGTCGTTCGCGACTGGCAGACCCAAGGCGATCGGGCCGTAAAACCATCTTGGCTTCAGGCAATCGCGTCGGTGATGCCGTCGGAGCAGCAACAGGCGATCGCGCTCGATTTAGTGGCGGACGCACGAGGGCTCGACAATCCGGTCGTCATAACACTGCTCGGGCAATGTCAATTTCCCTGGAGCCGCGAGCTGAGTGTGGCATTTGTAGCTCGCTTGGCTGGTGGACTGACCGGCAGCCGCCGCCAGCGTAACGATCGCTGGTGGGAACTGCAAGCGGCCTTCGTGCAAGCCGCACTGTACGTGTCGCCGGACGCGATCGCCGCAATAGACCCACACTTGAACGCGATCGCGGACGCTCATCCCTTCTGGCAGCGCAGCTGCGAAACCGTCCGCGAACGCCTAAAATTGCGGCAGCAACTGCATCGCGCCTTCGCTGCCGCCGCCGCTCATGACTGA
- a CDS encoding ATP-binding protein produces the protein MTDATASPNTRSLLRLPAEQQFVEEFAELDAIDDRQRPPNWRLSPWAVSVYLLGGTLDNGFEIAPKYFGNRRLIEIAIATLATDRALLLFGIPGTAKSWVSEHLAAAISGDSTLLVQGTAGTSEESIRYGWNYARLLAEGPSRAALVPSPLGIAMEAGKIARVEELTRIPSDVQDTLITILSEKALPVPELGQEIRATRGFNVIATANNRDRGVNDLSSALKRRFNTVVLPVPADIEEEVEIVQQRVASLGLALELPAETPALEEIRRVVTIFRELRGGATLDGRTKLKAPSATLSPAEAISVVNSGLSLAAHFGDGTLNAAELAAGIVGAIVKDPVQDSVVWREYLETVVKERNGWQDLYRACREIL, from the coding sequence ATGACTGACGCTACTGCATCCCCCAACACTCGCTCGCTACTGCGCCTGCCGGCAGAGCAGCAGTTTGTCGAAGAATTTGCCGAACTCGACGCGATCGACGATCGGCAGCGACCGCCCAATTGGCGGCTCTCGCCTTGGGCGGTGTCGGTGTACTTGCTCGGCGGTACGCTCGACAACGGCTTCGAGATCGCACCCAAATATTTCGGTAACCGGCGGTTGATTGAAATTGCGATCGCCACCCTCGCGACCGATCGCGCGCTTTTGCTATTCGGCATTCCGGGTACGGCAAAATCCTGGGTGTCGGAACATTTAGCGGCTGCGATTTCGGGCGATTCGACGCTGTTAGTGCAGGGTACGGCCGGGACGAGCGAGGAGTCGATTCGCTACGGTTGGAACTACGCGCGCCTACTTGCTGAGGGTCCGTCGCGAGCGGCGTTGGTGCCTAGTCCCCTCGGAATCGCAATGGAAGCGGGCAAGATCGCCCGCGTGGAAGAACTCACTCGCATTCCTTCAGATGTTCAAGACACGCTGATTACGATTCTTTCGGAAAAAGCCCTGCCGGTGCCCGAACTCGGACAAGAGATCCGCGCGACCCGGGGATTCAACGTCATCGCCACGGCTAATAACCGCGATCGCGGTGTCAACGACCTCTCAAGCGCGCTCAAGCGGCGCTTCAACACGGTGGTATTGCCGGTTCCTGCCGACATCGAAGAGGAAGTGGAAATCGTGCAGCAGCGCGTCGCTAGCCTCGGTCTTGCCTTGGAGCTTCCGGCCGAAACACCTGCCCTGGAGGAGATCCGTCGCGTCGTCACGATCTTCCGCGAACTGCGCGGTGGAGCAACCCTGGACGGTCGCACGAAGTTAAAGGCTCCTAGTGCAACCCTCAGTCCTGCCGAGGCTATCTCCGTGGTCAACAGCGGCCTCTCGCTGGCTGCCCACTTCGGCGACGGCACCCTCAACGCAGCCGAACTCGCAGCCGGAATCGTCGGCGCGATCGTCAAAGATCCGGTTCAGGACAGCGTGGTGTGGCGCGAGTATCTGGAAACCGTCGTCAAAGAGCGCAACGGCTGGCAGGACCTCTACCGCGCCTGCCGCGAGATTTTGTAA
- a CDS encoding ribose-phosphate pyrophosphokinase, with translation MSPSAALALHPALSSATEQSRLRIFSGSANVDLSQEVARYLGITLGPMVQKTFADGELYVQIQESIRGRDVYLIQPCCKPVNDHFMELLIMIDACRRASARQVTAVLPYYCYARADRKTAGRESIAAKLIANLVVKAGANRVLAMDLHSAQIQGYFDIPFDHVYGSPVLIRYLAEKAFPDLVVVSPDVGGVARARAFAKKLDDAPLAIIDKRRQAHNKAEVLNVIGDVRGKTVVLVDDMIDTAGTMHEASRLLRREGAERIYACATHAVLSDPACERLSDGSFEEVIVTNTIPVPESRRFSQLTVLSVADLIGEAISRIHDDSSVSSMFR, from the coding sequence GTGAGTCCCTCTGCCGCCCTAGCCCTGCATCCTGCGTTGAGCTCAGCTACGGAGCAGAGCCGCTTGCGCATTTTTTCGGGCTCGGCTAATGTCGATCTTTCTCAAGAGGTCGCGCGTTACCTAGGCATTACCCTCGGTCCGATGGTCCAAAAAACCTTCGCGGACGGCGAACTCTACGTCCAAATTCAAGAGTCGATTCGCGGCCGCGATGTCTATCTCATTCAGCCCTGCTGTAAGCCGGTCAACGACCACTTTATGGAGTTGTTGATCATGATCGATGCCTGTCGGCGCGCGTCGGCCCGACAAGTGACGGCCGTATTGCCTTATTACTGCTATGCCCGCGCCGATCGCAAGACAGCCGGACGCGAGTCGATCGCGGCAAAACTCATTGCCAACCTAGTCGTAAAAGCTGGAGCCAATCGCGTTCTGGCAATGGACCTGCATTCGGCGCAAATTCAGGGCTATTTTGATATTCCCTTCGACCACGTTTACGGCTCGCCCGTCTTGATTCGCTATCTTGCCGAGAAAGCCTTCCCCGATCTCGTCGTCGTATCGCCGGATGTCGGAGGTGTCGCCCGGGCGCGGGCATTTGCGAAGAAGCTCGACGATGCGCCCCTCGCGATTATCGACAAGCGCCGCCAAGCTCATAACAAAGCCGAAGTTCTCAACGTGATCGGCGACGTGCGCGGCAAAACAGTCGTTCTCGTCGATGACATGATCGACACGGCGGGTACGATGCACGAAGCCTCGCGCCTGCTGCGCCGCGAAGGTGCCGAACGGATCTATGCCTGTGCCACCCACGCCGTGCTCTCCGACCCAGCGTGCGAGCGCTTGTCAGACGGCTCGTTTGAGGAAGTCATCGTTACGAATACGATCCCGGTTCCAGAGTCACGTCGGTTTTCCCAACTGACCGTGTTATCCGTTGCCGATCTCATCGGCGAAGCCATCTCGCGCATTCACGACGATAGCTCGGTCAGCAGCATGTTCCGATAA
- the bioD gene encoding dethiobiotin synthase gives MNSLLVTGSDTEVGKTAVTTALAAYWLAHRRDRLALLKLVQTGTGDRERYQHLFADLEQTSEELAPQCFETPVAPPIAATRAGRSVDLGAIWQTLTHLQQTRDFVLIEALGGLGSPVTAELTVADVAAAWRLTSILVIPVKLGAIAQAVANVALARQTQVDLHGIVLNCSTPIAPDRLADWAPIETITALTQVPVLGVLPFLEDPDDRSALAAAASNLEIERLWPVSAPLLEIH, from the coding sequence ATGAATTCCCTGCTCGTTACCGGGTCGGATACTGAAGTCGGCAAGACAGCCGTTACGACAGCACTGGCAGCTTACTGGCTAGCTCACCGCCGCGATCGCCTCGCACTGTTGAAACTAGTCCAAACCGGCACGGGCGATCGCGAGCGCTACCAGCATCTCTTCGCCGACCTCGAGCAAACATCCGAAGAACTGGCACCTCAGTGCTTCGAGACACCCGTCGCGCCGCCAATAGCGGCCACTCGCGCCGGGCGTAGTGTCGATCTGGGCGCGATTTGGCAGACGCTAACGCACCTGCAGCAGACGCGAGACTTCGTCTTGATCGAAGCCCTGGGCGGATTGGGTTCGCCCGTGACAGCAGAGCTAACCGTTGCCGATGTGGCGGCAGCGTGGCGGCTGACGTCAATCCTAGTTATCCCCGTCAAACTCGGCGCGATCGCTCAAGCCGTTGCCAACGTTGCTCTGGCCCGACAAACACAAGTCGATCTCCACGGCATCGTTTTAAACTGTTCGACCCCGATTGCCCCCGACCGACTCGCTGACTGGGCACCAATAGAAACGATAACTGCCCTCACCCAAGTGCCCGTACTCGGAGTACTGCCGTTTCTAGAAGATCCAGACGACCGCAGCGCGCTCGCAGCAGCGGCGTCTAATCTAGAGATCGAGCGTTTGTGGCCGGTCAGCGCCCCGCTCCTAGAGATCCATTAG
- a CDS encoding sulfatase: MQPLDIVLLVLDTQRADRLSCYGYERPTSPHLDAFAAEATRFQQAIAPAQWTIPSHASMFTGVYPSQHGAVQSYSVLPSTLPTLAERLREGGYHTAAFCNNPLVGVLDNGLRRGFTSFLNYSGLLTSHPNQAGIAPNLVDRYRQFFKGTLARLLGRIQDTFARSEAMLALSFTPLMVPLWQTALSFKGNTAKSLADAAELLCDRPGLPSDRPVFSFINLMGTHMPYHPPHRYIEQFAPRFLIDRSARRYLHQFNSDVYGWLAPLADPLSDAHKTTLDGMYDAEVAAQDEHLGRFFAQLAAGGVLDRALVIICADHGEHLGEKQLLGHTNALYNELTHVPLIVRDPRGGFPAGVRSETVSTRRIFHTALGAAGLTAPDEESLDLARSTTEPGVVFAEGIPPANVLSLLRKRQPDLVRDRACDLTSLAVWDANFKLQTKVATDSTEPAGISTTELYHLLDDPRETLNLRDVLPEEVDRLQSHLTLLGTQSHSAGRDLASNVDDPDVMRRLRDLGYLE, from the coding sequence ATGCAGCCACTCGATATCGTGCTGTTGGTGCTCGATACCCAGCGTGCCGATCGCCTCTCCTGCTATGGTTACGAGCGCCCTACGTCGCCGCATCTGGATGCCTTTGCGGCTGAAGCCACCCGCTTCCAGCAGGCGATCGCCCCAGCCCAATGGACTATACCGTCCCATGCTTCGATGTTCACGGGGGTCTATCCGTCTCAGCACGGTGCGGTGCAATCTTACTCGGTCCTGCCGTCAACCTTACCGACCCTCGCCGAACGCCTGCGCGAGGGCGGCTACCATACCGCGGCCTTTTGTAACAATCCGCTGGTCGGCGTTCTTGACAATGGACTGCGACGGGGGTTCACGAGTTTTCTGAACTACAGCGGTTTGCTGACTTCGCATCCCAACCAAGCCGGGATAGCGCCCAATCTCGTCGATCGATACCGACAGTTTTTTAAGGGCACGCTCGCACGCTTGCTCGGACGCATTCAGGATACCTTTGCTCGCTCCGAGGCCATGCTGGCCTTGTCTTTTACGCCGTTGATGGTGCCGCTGTGGCAGACCGCACTCAGTTTCAAAGGCAACACGGCTAAATCCCTCGCCGACGCAGCCGAGCTGCTCTGCGATCGACCCGGTCTGCCTAGCGATCGCCCGGTATTTAGCTTCATCAACCTCATGGGCACTCACATGCCCTACCATCCTCCTCATCGCTACATCGAGCAATTTGCCCCGCGCTTTCTCATAGATCGTTCGGCCCGCCGCTATCTTCACCAGTTCAACAGCGATGTCTACGGGTGGCTCGCCCCCCTAGCCGATCCTCTGTCCGACGCTCACAAAACGACGCTTGATGGCATGTACGATGCTGAAGTTGCTGCCCAAGACGAACACCTCGGGCGCTTCTTCGCACAGCTGGCTGCTGGTGGCGTGCTCGATCGCGCGCTCGTCATCATTTGCGCAGATCACGGCGAACATCTTGGCGAAAAGCAATTGCTCGGACATACGAATGCCCTATATAACGAACTCACCCACGTCCCGTTAATTGTTCGCGATCCGCGCGGAGGTTTTCCGGCTGGCGTCCGCTCGGAAACCGTATCTACCCGCCGCATTTTCCACACGGCTCTGGGGGCGGCCGGGCTGACGGCTCCCGACGAAGAATCCCTCGACCTCGCCCGCTCCACCACCGAACCCGGCGTCGTCTTTGCCGAAGGCATTCCGCCAGCAAACGTACTCAGTTTACTTCGGAAGCGCCAGCCCGACCTCGTGCGCGATCGCGCCTGCGATCTGACCTCGCTAGCTGTTTGGGATGCCAATTTCAAACTCCAGACCAAGGTGGCAACCGACTCGACCGAACCGGCCGGCATTAGCACGACCGAGCTTTATCACCTCCTTGACGATCCGCGCGAGACCCTTAATCTTCGCGACGTGCTGCCCGAAGAGGTCGATCGCCTGCAATCCCACCTAACACTCTTGGGCACGCAGTCGCATAGTGCGGGGCGCGATCTTGCCAGCAATGTCGACGACCCAGACGTTATGCGCCGACTTCGAGACTTGGGCTATCTGGAGTAA
- a CDS encoding Uma2 family endonuclease — protein sequence MVKVCTFSELLPTAPTARFAPYSAARASPQFTADRYLMMPQAPPATYPEAYRFNVTAYRQLAEAGILEFDLRMELIRGTILEMSPIGTKHQACLARLTQTFVKALSNRAIVWPQNAIELDDRSQPQPDLVLLKPRDDFYRDRYPRPGDVLLVVEVADSTVQFDRDVKGPLYALAGLVEMWLVDLTRSCVEIYRDPSTAGYQTKQTLQAGDTLTPLAFPNCQLLAAEVVLASLES from the coding sequence TTGGTTAAGGTTTGCACGTTCAGCGAGCTGCTACCGACAGCACCTACCGCTCGTTTCGCCCCATATTCGGCTGCGCGAGCGAGCCCTCAATTCACGGCCGACCGTTACCTGATGATGCCCCAAGCTCCTCCTGCAACGTACCCAGAAGCCTATCGCTTCAACGTGACTGCTTATCGGCAGTTAGCTGAGGCAGGCATCCTGGAGTTCGATCTCCGTATGGAACTGATTCGGGGAACGATTTTAGAGATGTCGCCGATTGGAACCAAGCATCAAGCATGCTTGGCACGATTGACTCAGACTTTTGTGAAAGCACTGAGCAATCGCGCGATTGTTTGGCCGCAGAACGCGATCGAGCTGGACGATCGCTCGCAGCCACAACCTGATTTGGTCCTGCTGAAGCCTCGGGACGACTTCTACCGCGATCGCTATCCGCGACCAGGCGATGTGCTATTGGTCGTGGAAGTTGCAGACAGCACAGTACAGTTCGATCGCGACGTGAAGGGACCGCTCTATGCGTTGGCAGGACTCGTGGAAATGTGGTTGGTAGATCTGACGCGGAGCTGCGTGGAAATCTATCGCGACCCGAGTACGGCAGGCTACCAGACAAAGCAAACCCTGCAGGCGGGGGATACGCTGACACCGTTGGCGTTCCCCAATTGCCAATTGCTGGCGGCCGAGGTGGTTCTCGCGAGCTTGGAGTCGTAA
- the def gene encoding peptide deformylase has protein sequence MTAALAVEKIKLKHPPLQLHYLGDRVLRQDTKRIAKVDNTLRNLIKEMLQTMYSEDGIGLAAPQVGINKRLIVADCDPENATSPPLVLVNPEIQGFSQELCVGQEGCLSIPEVFLDVLRPRAIEVKFKDESGRPRRMKASGLLARVIQHETDHLNGVLFVDRVPNDLVLAEALRKQGFSTRAVETI, from the coding sequence ATGACTGCCGCTCTTGCTGTCGAGAAAATAAAGCTCAAGCACCCCCCCCTCCAGTTGCATTACCTCGGCGATCGCGTCCTGCGTCAGGATACCAAGCGCATTGCGAAGGTCGATAATACCTTGCGCAATCTCATCAAAGAGATGTTGCAGACAATGTATAGCGAGGACGGCATCGGTTTGGCTGCACCGCAAGTCGGAATTAACAAGCGCCTCATCGTTGCCGATTGCGATCCGGAGAATGCCACCTCGCCACCGCTAGTCTTAGTCAACCCCGAGATCCAGGGTTTTAGTCAGGAGCTCTGCGTCGGTCAAGAAGGCTGTTTGAGCATCCCTGAAGTGTTTTTGGACGTGTTGCGCCCGCGTGCAATTGAGGTGAAGTTCAAGGATGAATCCGGGCGTCCGCGCCGCATGAAGGCATCGGGTTTGCTTGCCCGCGTCATTCAGCACGAGACCGACCATTTGAACGGCGTGCTGTTTGTGGACCGCGTTCCGAACGACCTCGTACTTGCCGAGGCGCTCAGGAAGCAAGGGTTCTCAACCCGCGCTGTTGAGACCATTTAG
- a CDS encoding M20 metallopeptidase family protein, with amino-acid sequence MFATPVSTSATVQIRPAVRALQPQLVAWRRHLHQRPELGFQEHLTAAFVAQKLVEWQVPHQTGIAQTGIVATIAGEMPGPVIGIRADMDALPIQEANEVPYRSQHDGIMHACGHDGHTAIALGTAHYLMQHRDRLRGTVKIIFQPAEEGPGGAKPMIAAGVLQNPKVDSIVGLHLWNNLPLGTVGVRTGALMAAVECFELTLFGKGGHGAMPHQTTDAIVLGVQVVNALQTIVARNIDPVDSAVVSVGTFHGGTALNAIADSVRMSGTVRYFDPKFAGYFGQRIEQVIAGACQSQDAHYDLNYWQLYPVLVNDAGATDLVRAIAANVIETPAGVVPECQTMGGEDMAFFLQEVPGCYFFVGSANPERGLDYPHHHPRFDFDEAALATGVELFVRCVEQFCQ; translated from the coding sequence ATGTTTGCCACGCCTGTCAGTACATCTGCTACCGTTCAAATCCGACCGGCTGTCCGCGCGCTGCAACCACAACTTGTTGCGTGGCGGCGTCACCTGCACCAGCGACCCGAACTGGGCTTTCAGGAGCATCTGACTGCGGCATTTGTCGCCCAAAAACTCGTTGAGTGGCAGGTTCCCCACCAAACCGGCATCGCACAAACTGGCATTGTCGCCACTATTGCAGGCGAGATGCCGGGTCCGGTCATTGGGATCCGCGCGGACATGGATGCGCTCCCGATCCAAGAAGCCAACGAGGTGCCTTACCGCTCGCAGCACGATGGCATCATGCACGCCTGCGGGCACGACGGGCACACGGCGATCGCGCTCGGAACGGCACATTATTTGATGCAACATCGCGATCGTCTGCGCGGGACGGTCAAGATTATTTTCCAACCTGCCGAGGAAGGTCCGGGCGGGGCCAAGCCGATGATCGCGGCCGGAGTTTTGCAGAATCCCAAAGTCGATTCAATCGTCGGCTTGCACCTTTGGAATAACCTGCCGCTGGGAACGGTGGGCGTGCGGACCGGCGCGCTGATGGCAGCAGTAGAATGCTTTGAGCTGACGCTGTTCGGTAAAGGCGGTCACGGTGCAATGCCCCACCAAACCACCGACGCGATCGTGCTGGGCGTGCAGGTCGTGAACGCCCTGCAAACGATCGTGGCACGCAATATCGATCCCGTAGATTCGGCGGTTGTCAGCGTCGGCACGTTTCACGGCGGCACGGCCTTGAACGCGATCGCTGACTCGGTTCGCATGAGCGGGACAGTGCGCTACTTCGACCCGAAGTTTGCCGGGTATTTCGGGCAGCGAATCGAGCAAGTCATAGCCGGAGCGTGCCAGAGCCAAGACGCGCACTACGACCTCAACTACTGGCAACTGTATCCGGTACTGGTGAATGATGCAGGAGCTACCGATCTCGTCCGCGCGATCGCGGCGAACGTCATCGAGACCCCAGCCGGCGTCGTCCCCGAATGCCAGACGATGGGCGGGGAAGATATGGCGTTCTTTTTGCAGGAAGTCCCGGGCTGCTACTTTTTTGTCGGTTCTGCCAACCCCGAACGCGGACTGGATTACCCACACCACCATCCGCGCTTCGACTTCGACGAAGCTGCACTTGCAACTGGTGTGGAGTTGTTCGTTCGCTGCGTCGAACAATTTTGCCAGTAG